Part of the Streptomyces sp. NBC_01264 genome, ATCTTCTCGGGCTACGTCCTGGCCGGAACGGTCACCCTGCCCGTCTACGGCAAGCTCTCCGACACCTACGGCCGCAAGCCCGTCCTGCTCCTCGGCATCAGCCTCTTCCTGCTCGGCTCGCTGCTGTGCGCGGCCGCCTGGAACATGGCCGCCCTCATCGCCTTCCGGATCCTGCAGGGCCTGGGCGGCGGTGCCCTGCAGGGCACCGTCCAGACCCTGGCCGCCGACCTCTACCCGCTCAAGGACCGGCCGCGCATCCAGGCCCGGATGTCCGCAGTCTGGGCCACCTCGGCGCTGGCCGGCCCGGCGCTCGGCGGGCTGATCGCCACGTACACCGACTGGCGCTGGATCTTCCTGCTCAACCTGCCGCTGGCCGCCGCCGCCCTGCTGATCATCAGCCGCCACCTGATCGAGCCCACCCTGCCCCCCGGCCGCACCGGCCCCGTCGACTGGGCGGGAGCCGTCGCCGTCTTCGCCTGCGGGGGGCTGCTGCTCTTCGCGCTGGTGCAGGGCGGAGTCGCCTGGCCCTGGCTGTCGGCGCCCTCGCTGGGGCTGTTCGCGGCCGCTGTCGTACTGGGCGTGCTCGTCGTCCGGATCGAACGCCGGGCCGAGCAGCCCATCCTGCCCGGCTGGGTGTGGCGCCGGCGCACCATCGCCGCCGTGAACCTGGCCATGGCCGGGCTCGGACTGCTGATGGTCGCCCCGATGGTGTTCATGCCGACGTACGCCCAGACCGTCCTGGGCCTCGGCCCGACCGGCGCCGGTCTGGTCACCTCCGCGATGACCCTGAGCTGGCCGATCAGCGCCGCCCTCGCCCAGCACGTCTACCGGCGCATCGGCTTCCGCAACACCGCCGCCACCGGGGTCGCCCTGGCCGCCGCCGTCCTCGGCGCCTTCACCCTGCTCCCCTACCCCCCGCCGGTCTGGCAGCCCGTACTGATCATGCTGCTGCTGGGCGGGGCCCTCGGCCTCTTCCAGCTCCCGCTGATCGTCGGGGTCCAGTCCACGGTGGGCTGGGAGGAGCGCGGAACCACCACCGCCTCGGTTCTGTTCTGCCGCAACGTCGGCCAGAGCGTCGGAGCCGCGCTGCTGGGGGCCGTGGCCAACGCCACCATCGCCGGCCGGCTGGCTCAGGCCCCGGTGGCGGGACTCCCCTCGAACCTGGACGACGTCTCCAAGGCCCTGACCCACCCCGACCTCCTCGCCCCCGAGGCCGCGGAGTACCTGCGCCGGGCGGTGGCCGCCGCCGGGGACCACATCTTCCTCGGCGCGACCCTCGCTGCGGCCGCGTCGGCGCTGGTGCTGCTGCTGGTGGCACCGCGGCGGTTCCCGGTCCTGCCGGAGCAGCGGGAGGGCTGAGGAGCCCGGGGCGACTTGTCATGCCCGGGCCGATTCGGTAACCCTCTGCGGAGACGCCGTACTTCCGGGGGGACCACACATGACGTCCGCACTCTTCGCACTCGCCTTACTCGCCGTGCTGGCGGGCCCCGTCCTCCTACGCCTGATCCGCCACCCCGGCTTCGTCACCGGCCGCGACGGGCGCCTCTCCACCTCGATCACCCTGGCCCTGGCCTGGACGGTCATCCTCCTCTGGCTGCTCCTGGCCACCCTCGGCTACGGACTCACCGCGGGCGGCGGAGTCGACTGGTTCCAGGGCCCCGAGGGCCCCCTGTCCTCCCTGACGACCGTCTACCTCCCCCTGCTCGGAGGCCCGTACGCCGCCCTGATCGCGGCGAAGGCGGTGGTCGGCATGCGGGTGGAGCGGGGCTCCTTGGCCAAACCGGCGCCGAGGGGCACCGAGCGGCGCCCCGTGCACGACCTGATCTCGAACGACGGCGGGCGGACCGATCTGGTCGACCTGCAGTACGTCGCCCTGAGCGCGGTCACGATGCTGTACGTGGTGGCGTTCTTCCTGTCGGACGTAGGCGGCGGGCTGCCGAAGCTGCCGGCCGAGATGTGGGCGCTGACGGGGGCGCCGGCCGGCGCGTACCTCCTGAACAAGGTGGCCTTGCGAGGCAATCCGGTCATCACCGGGGTCTCCGTCTCGGACGGCGTCCTGACGGTCGAAGGCGGCGGCTTCGGAGACGCCCCCCGCATCGAACTGGACGGCACCCCGCTCCCGACCAAGGTCACCCCGACGGGCGCCCTGACGGCTCCCCTCCCGACTCCGCCCCCCTCCACCTTCACGGTGGTGGTCACCACCCACGGCCTCCGCAGCGACCCGTCCCCCTACAACCCCCCGTCCTGACACCCCCTGCGCGGCCGCGCCGTCCCTGCGGGGCCGGGTCCCCTACCCACCCTTCCACCGTTCCCCGGGCCAGCCCGGACCCCGGTCCTCAAACGCCGGACGGCTGAAAAGACCCGGGGCCGGTGCCAGCCCGCACGCAGGCCAACCCCAGCCCCGCCGGCGCTTGAGGCGCAGGGGCCCGGGGACTGGTCCCCGGCAACGGCGCCGCAGGCTAGCCCTCCGCCGGAGCCCGCCCCGTCAGCGCCGCAAGGCTGGAGCGGACATGGTTCATGTGCGCCCGCATCTCGTCCTGGGACTCGCCGTGTTCCCGAAGGATCCGCTCCGTCTCCCGCCCGACCCGCTCCTCCCGCACCCGCGCCTCCGCGATCAGCTCCGCCGCCTTCGCCTCCGCGTCCTCCTGCCCGTGCCGGGCCGTCTCCTGGGTCTGCGCGAAGGCCCGCTTCGCCTCCCCCAGCCGGGACTCCGCGTACCGCTCCAGCTCCGCGTGCCGCGACTCCAGCTCCGCCTCCCGCGCCGCCAGCTCCCGCTCCGCCGCGTCCCACCGCTCCGTGTGTTCCTGCTCGCGCTCCGCGAGCAGCGTCTCCGCCCGGCGGGCCGCGTCCGCCAGCGTCGCCTGCGCCTCCGCGCGCCACGCCGCCGCGTCGTCCCGCGCCTCCGTCCGCGCGTCGTCCGCCTCGCGCCCCGCCCGCAGCAGCGCCTGCCGGGCCCGGACCTCGGTCTGCTCGCGCACCGCCTCCGCGTCGCCGCGCGCCAGCTCCGTCACCCGGTCCGCGTGCGCCTCGGCGGCGCCCGCCGCCGCGAGCGCGTCCGCCCGCGCGTCACCCCGTAGGGTCTCGGACTCCTCCTCGGCCAGCAGCAGGATCCGGCGGGCGCGCTCGCCGAGCTCGTCGTACGTCTGCGGGGCCAGTCCGGAGACCGCGACGCGCAGCCGCTCCGCCTCCGCCTCCATGTCCCGGGCCAGCACGGTCAGGCGGGCCACCCGCTCCCAGGCGTCGTCCCGGCTGCCCGAAAGCCGGGCGAGGTACCGGTCCACCTCTTCCGCCCGGTAGCCGCGGCCGCGCACGGTCGTAAAGGGTGCACTCATCCTGGAAGCGCCTCTCTCGCGGGGGTTCCCGCCAAGGATGCGTCATTTGCTCCCAGAAGCCCGAATGGCCGGGCCGAGACCCTGTTCGAGGGTCACGACCCGGCCATCCCTGCCGGATCAGCGGAAACCGGTCAGATCAGAGGAGACCGTCCCACATCTGCTCCAGCAGCACCGACCACCAGTTCTCCGGCGACGCGAGCGCCGCGCTGTCCAGCCCCGCCAGATTCGCCTGGAAATCGACGGTCCAGCGGCCCGCCTGCTCCGGCGTCAGATGCTGGCGCAGCCGCCACATGTGACCCAGCATCGCCAGGGACCGTACGAACTGCGGCAGCGAGGAGTTGACGAACTGCGGGGGCACCGGAGCGCCCCCCGGACCGGCCTCCACCGGGACCGCCACTATGTGCGCCGTCCCGTACTGCACGCACAGCGCCTTGCCGAAGTCGCTGCCCACCACCAGGTACGAGCCCGCGTCCGAGGCCGGCTGCACCTGCCGCTGCGCCGCCATTTCGGCCAGTGTCGGCAGCGGGGCACCCGGTACGGCCTGGGCCCAGAAGAACGGCCCGAAGTCGACGGGCAGACCCGACCACATCAGCGTCTGCGCCACGATCTCCGGCACGCCCTGCCGGGACACCGCGCGCTGCTCGAAGCGGAACACCCCCTGCGGCCCGAACGCCCCCGCCAGTTCCTGCGCGATCGCGTCCAGCGGGATCGCCGGCTGCAGGGGCACCTGCGGCAGCGGTGCGCGCAGCGGCGCGGGGCGCGCCGGGCCGTCCGCCACCTGGTGCAGTTCGCCCTGGTGGGTCAGCAGGTGCCGGATGCCCTGCTGCCGGCCCGCGTGGTCCGTCCCGTACGGGGCCACGTTCGTGATCCGGACCTGCGGCCAGGTCTCCCGGATCATGCGCGCGCAGTAGCCGCCGGGCAGCTCGCACGAGGCCAGCTCCGTGTGCAGCTCCAGCACCTGCTGCGGAGGCACGTTCATCGCCCGCAGCTCGTACAGGATCTGCCACTCCGGGTGCGGGGTGCCGGGCGCGGAACGGCGGATGAGCTGCTGCTCGGAGCCGTCGGGCGCGCGGTAGCGCAGCACGGCCTGGTAGCCGGGTCCGACCGTGGGCACCCCGGGAGCGGAGGCCTGCGGCGCGGGTGTCTGCGGCCCGCGTACGGGTGCCTGCGGCGCGGGACCGGGTGGCGCGGGCGGCTGCCCGGTCACGGCCGGACCCGCCAGCATCGTCGCGGCATGGTCTAGCCCGCCACCGGGGGCTCCGGGCGCGCCCGGAGCTCCGGGCGGACCGGGCGGCGCGGGCTGCTGCGGGCCGCCGGGGCCCGCCAGCATCGTGGCGGCGTACGAGGGCGACTCCGCACCCCCGCCCGGCGCACCGGGCGGACCCGGCGGAGTCACGGGCGAGCCGGTCCCGGACCGGTTGACCCGGGCCTTGCTCGTGGGCGCGTCGGCGATGTCCCCACCCGCACCCGCACCCGCACCGGGACCCGAACCCGAACCGGACCGCGGCCCGGGACCGGCCGCCGGATCCAGCGCCGGCACGACGGCGGTCTTCGGCAGTTCACTGCCCCTGGGCATCAGGGTCGTGCGCGCCTCGGGGCCCGGCCCCGAGGACGCCGGGGAGTCGTCCTGGTCCGACCCGGACAGCGGCGGCGCGAACACCGTCGCCGGCAGCGGTACGGACACGGAGTCCGCGCCGGGGTTCACGTCGGTCCCGGCCCAGGGCGTGGCCCCGGTCGGGATCTCGGCGGGCACGCCGTCGTTGGCGGTCGGCTCGTAGGGGACCTCTCCCCCGCGCCGCAAGGGCACGGGCTCCGGCACGGGCTCCGCGGAGGAGGCCACCGAAGCGGCCGGGGCCGCCGGAGTCACCGACGCAGCCGGAGCCGGAGCCGCCGGGATCCCCGCCCGGTCCGCCGCCTCCTGGAGCCACTCCGGCGGACTGAGCATGAACGAGGTCTGCTCCGAGTCGATGCGCGGCACCGGCACCGAAGCCTCGGCCTGCGCGGCCGACGCCCCGTACTCCTCCTCGTAGCGGCGGATCACCTCGCCCACCGGCAGGCCGGGCCAGAGCGTCACCTCCCCGCTGTCCCGCGCGATGACCAGCCGCTGCCGGCCGCCCCCCGACACCGGGCCCGCGGGACGGTCCTCCGCCCACACCACGAAACCGAGTCCGAACTCCCGTACGCGCACCTCGCGGTGCTGGTACGCGGGCACGTCCCCGTTGATCCATTCCTCGGCGCGTTCCTGCGCCTGCGCAAACGTCACCATCGCGCCGTCACCCCTCCACCGGTGCCGCTGCCGGACCGGCACCCGGAACCGAACGCTCTGCCGAACCCACGCCCGCGCCCGTACCCGTCACGGGAACCGAGCGCGCGAATCCGCCGTCCACCATCAGACCGGCCACCGTTTCCAGTTCCGGCGGATTGCCCGCCAGCCGTTCCAGGAAGGCGTCGAAATCCGTACCGCACGGCAGCAGCAGCCGCTCCACGCGTTCCTGCACCGACCAGCCGTCCTGGTCGCGCGCATCGTCGTACGGGGAGAACCAGACCGAGCCGATCCCCTCCCCGCGCACCTTCACCGCGAGCAGCCCGCCCTGCACGAAGGCCACGCACAGGTAGTCCTTCGTCAGGTGGTCCCGCAGGCACTTGTTGACGTAGACGAGGTCGTTGACCGCCGCCTCCTCGCGCACCGTGAAGAACGGCTGGTCCACCAGCAGTCCCAGCTCCACGTCGAGCCCCGTGCCCACCGGCGCGCAGCCGCCCGCCGCCTTCAGGAAGGAGCGGTAGGCCTCCGGGAGCCGGTAGCCGAGGTCCTCCTCGACGCCCTGGACCTGCTGCTCGGTCACCGAGACCACCGACTTGGGCAGCCCCAGGTGCGCCGGGCGCACCTCCTGCAACGCCCGCGTCCCGCGCTTGCCGTGGTCGACCGCGGCCGTCGCCAGACCGGCGTGGTGCCTCAGCAGCGACTTCACCTCGACCGGGACCAGTTCCATGCGGCGCGTACCGGACACGTGGTGCCAGGTCCAGCCGTGCGGGGTCGACACGGGGCCGACCGTGTCCCACAGTTCGTGGCCGGTCGCCCGCATGGCCGCGTTCGCGGACACGC contains:
- a CDS encoding MFS transporter, with product MGSGESTGASTGDSAGGIAGGGPGGSGGQASATSGTPAPQAESPPGRPRTAVVAALMLTMGLVALDAAIVATAVPQIVGDLGGFAVFSWIFSGYVLAGTVTLPVYGKLSDTYGRKPVLLLGISLFLLGSLLCAAAWNMAALIAFRILQGLGGGALQGTVQTLAADLYPLKDRPRIQARMSAVWATSALAGPALGGLIATYTDWRWIFLLNLPLAAAALLIISRHLIEPTLPPGRTGPVDWAGAVAVFACGGLLLFALVQGGVAWPWLSAPSLGLFAAAVVLGVLVVRIERRAEQPILPGWVWRRRTIAAVNLAMAGLGLLMVAPMVFMPTYAQTVLGLGPTGAGLVTSAMTLSWPISAALAQHVYRRIGFRNTAATGVALAAAVLGAFTLLPYPPPVWQPVLIMLLLGGALGLFQLPLIVGVQSTVGWEERGTTTASVLFCRNVGQSVGAALLGAVANATIAGRLAQAPVAGLPSNLDDVSKALTHPDLLAPEAAEYLRRAVAAAGDHIFLGATLAAAASALVLLLVAPRRFPVLPEQREG
- a CDS encoding DivIVA domain-containing protein is translated as MSAPFTTVRGRGYRAEEVDRYLARLSGSRDDAWERVARLTVLARDMEAEAERLRVAVSGLAPQTYDELGERARRILLLAEEESETLRGDARADALAAAGAAEAHADRVTELARGDAEAVREQTEVRARQALLRAGREADDARTEARDDAAAWRAEAQATLADAARRAETLLAEREQEHTERWDAAERELAAREAELESRHAELERYAESRLGEAKRAFAQTQETARHGQEDAEAKAAELIAEARVREERVGRETERILREHGESQDEMRAHMNHVRSSLAALTGRAPAEG
- a CDS encoding SUKH-4 family immunity protein: MVTFAQAQERAEEWINGDVPAYQHREVRVREFGLGFVVWAEDRPAGPVSGGGRQRLVIARDSGEVTLWPGLPVGEVIRRYEEEYGASAAQAEASVPVPRIDSEQTSFMLSPPEWLQEAADRAGIPAAPAPAASVTPAAPAASVASSAEPVPEPVPLRRGGEVPYEPTANDGVPAEIPTGATPWAGTDVNPGADSVSVPLPATVFAPPLSGSDQDDSPASSGPGPEARTTLMPRGSELPKTAVVPALDPAAGPGPRSGSGSGPGAGAGAGGDIADAPTSKARVNRSGTGSPVTPPGPPGAPGGGAESPSYAATMLAGPGGPQQPAPPGPPGAPGAPGAPGGGLDHAATMLAGPAVTGQPPAPPGPAPQAPVRGPQTPAPQASAPGVPTVGPGYQAVLRYRAPDGSEQQLIRRSAPGTPHPEWQILYELRAMNVPPQQVLELHTELASCELPGGYCARMIRETWPQVRITNVAPYGTDHAGRQQGIRHLLTHQGELHQVADGPARPAPLRAPLPQVPLQPAIPLDAIAQELAGAFGPQGVFRFEQRAVSRQGVPEIVAQTLMWSGLPVDFGPFFWAQAVPGAPLPTLAEMAAQRQVQPASDAGSYLVVGSDFGKALCVQYGTAHIVAVPVEAGPGGAPVPPQFVNSSLPQFVRSLAMLGHMWRLRQHLTPEQAGRWTVDFQANLAGLDSAALASPENWWSVLLEQMWDGLL
- a CDS encoding SMI1/KNR4 family protein; this encodes MTTGRLGHEAAPPNAAYSGQVVHFPDPVRAARHPHGVRIGANGHPDFALYARAAVEIAEPPEGFGVDELRLTDCVSANAAMRATGHELWDTVGPVSTPHGWTWHHVSGTRRMELVPVEVKSLLRHHAGLATAAVDHGKRGTRALQEVRPAHLGLPKSVVSVTEQQVQGVEEDLGYRLPEAYRSFLKAAGGCAPVGTGLDVELGLLVDQPFFTVREEAAVNDLVYVNKCLRDHLTKDYLCVAFVQGGLLAVKVRGEGIGSVWFSPYDDARDQDGWSVQERVERLLLPCGTDFDAFLERLAGNPPELETVAGLMVDGGFARSVPVTGTGAGVGSAERSVPGAGPAAAPVEG